A portion of the Mycobacterium paraseoulense genome contains these proteins:
- a CDS encoding type II toxin-antitoxin system VapB family antitoxin, translating to MIFKGVRDGKPYPEHGLSYRDWSQIPPQQIRLDELVTTTTVLALDRLLSEDSTFYGDLFPHAVRWKGVTYLEDGLHRAVRAALRNRTVLHARVFDMDMAPGAPR from the coding sequence ATGATCTTCAAGGGCGTGCGCGACGGCAAGCCGTATCCCGAGCACGGGCTGTCCTACCGGGACTGGTCCCAGATTCCGCCGCAACAGATCCGGCTCGACGAGCTGGTCACCACCACGACGGTGCTCGCGCTGGACCGCCTGCTTTCGGAGGACTCGACCTTCTACGGCGACCTGTTCCCGCACGCGGTGCGGTGGAAGGGCGTCACCTATCTCGAGGACGGCCTGCACCGGGCGGTCCGGGCGGCGCTGCGGAATCGCACCGTGCTGCATGCCCGGGTGTTCGACATGGACATGGCGCCGGGGGCGCCCCGGTAA
- a CDS encoding carboxymuconolactone decarboxylase family protein has protein sequence MSRLPGVSDRDAGLGAKIAFFFTKRKLAQMTGLQTAGMLEPLRMYAHIPRLLSAYGRLEQAESKLDILSPRHRALAELKSATTVRCEYCIDLGSQIARQWGITDEELLALSDYRNAACFSDVDKLILEYATAISRTPVEVSDELFDALRAHFDTAQLVGLTHVITLGNLRARFNLALGIGSSGFSGNRVCAIPDTAGGA, from the coding sequence ATGTCCCGGTTGCCAGGGGTCTCCGACCGCGACGCCGGCCTGGGGGCCAAGATCGCCTTCTTCTTCACCAAGCGCAAGCTGGCGCAGATGACCGGTCTGCAGACGGCCGGGATGCTGGAGCCGCTGCGGATGTACGCGCACATCCCCCGGCTGCTCAGCGCATACGGGCGGCTCGAGCAGGCCGAATCGAAGCTGGACATCCTCAGCCCCCGGCACCGCGCGCTCGCGGAGCTGAAATCGGCGACGACGGTGCGCTGCGAGTACTGCATCGACCTCGGTTCACAGATCGCCCGCCAGTGGGGCATCACCGACGAGGAACTGCTCGCCCTGTCGGACTATCGAAACGCCGCGTGCTTCTCCGACGTCGACAAGCTGATCCTCGAATACGCCACCGCGATCAGCCGGACCCCCGTCGAGGTCAGCGACGAGCTTTTCGACGCGTTGCGCGCGCATTTCGACACCGCCCAGCTCGTCGGGCTCACCCACGTCATCACGCTGGGCAATCTGCGCGCGCGCTTCAACCTGGCGCTCGGGATCGGCTCGTCCGGCTTCTCCGGCAACCGGGTCTGCGCCATCCCCGATACCGCCGGTGGCGCGTGA